From a region of the Cygnus atratus isolate AKBS03 ecotype Queensland, Australia chromosome 3, CAtr_DNAZoo_HiC_assembly, whole genome shotgun sequence genome:
- the KCNS3 gene encoding potassium voltage-gated channel subfamily S member 3 yields MVYGEFFRRPGKDAELINLNVGGFKQSVDQSTLLRFPHTRLGKLLKCHSEEAILELCDDYSVADKEYYFDRNPSLFQYVLNFYYTGKLHVMEELCVFSFCQEIEYWGINELFIDSCCSNRYQERKEEGPEKDWDQKSNDRSIDSSNEESSIFDKELEKFDNLCFGEIRKKIWVRMENPAYCLSAKLIAVSSLSVVLASIVAMCIHSMPEFQRLDANDREIEDPVLEAVEIACIIWFTAELVIRLITAPSQKKFWKKPLNIIDFVSIIPFYATLAVDTKEEESEDIENMGKVVQILRLMRIFRILKLARHSVGLRSLGATLRHSYQEVGLLLLFLSVGISIFSVLVYSVEKDDDSSELHSIPVCWWWATISMTTVGYGDTYPVTLAGKLLGTLCIICGILVVALPITIIFNKFSKYYQKQKDIDPDQCNNDRKEKCNDLPYFNIRDIYAKKMHSFISSLSSVGIVVSDQDSTDASSIQDMEDVYNTTSLDNGTGK; encoded by the coding sequence ATGGTTTACGGTGAATTTTTCCGCAGACCTGGCAAAGATGCAGAACTTATCAATTTGAATGTGGGTGGCTTTAAGCAATCAGTTGATCAAAGCACTTTGCTCCGGTTTCCTCATACCAGACTTGGGAAACTTCTCAAATGCCATTCAGAAGAGGCTATTCTGGAACTATGTGATGATTATAGTGTTGCAGATAAGGAATATTACTTTGACAGGAACCCTTCCTTGTTCCAATATGTTCTGAATTTTTACTACACTGGGAAACTTCATGTCATGGAGGAGCTTTgtgtcttttccttctgccaggaAATAGAATACTGGGGGATAAATGAGCTGTTTATTGATTCCTGCTGCAGCAATCGGtaccaggaaaggaaagaggaaggtcCCGAGAAAGACTGGGATCAGAAAAGCAATGACAGAAGCATTGACTCCTCTAATGAAGAATCATCCATATTTGATAAGGAGTTGGAAAAGTTTGATAATCTGTGCTTTGgtgaaataagaaagaagatCTGGGTCAGAATGGAAAATCCTGCATACTGCTTGTCTGCCAAGTTAATTGCCGTGTCCTCCCTAAGTGTTGTCCTGGCGTCAATCGTGGCAATGTGCATTCACAGCATGCCCGAGTTTCAGAGGCTGGATGCCAATGACAGGGAGATTGAAGACCCTGTGCTGGAAGCTGTGGAGATTGCGTGCATCATCTGGTTCACTGCTGAGCTAGTGATCAGACTCATCACTGCCCCAAGTCAAAAGAAGTTCTGGAAGAAACCACTGAATATCATTGATTTTGTCTCTATTATCCCATTTTATGCCACCTTAGCTGTGGACAcgaaggaagaagaaagtgaagaTATTGAAAACATGGGGAAAGTGGTTCAGATCCTGAGGTTGATGAGGATATTTCGCATCCTGAAACTGGCCAGGCACTCTGTAGGACTGCGGTCTTTAGGTGCTACTTTGAGACACAGCTACCAGGAAGTTGGacttctccttttgtttttgtctgttgggatttctattttttcagttcttgtcTACTCAGTGGAGAAGGATGACGACTCATCAGAACTGCACAGCATCCCCGTTTGCTGGTGGTGGGCAACCATCAGCATGACCACTGTTGGTTATGGGGACACTTACCCAGTCACGCTTGCTGGAAAGCTGCTCGGCACCCTATGCATTATCTGCGGGATATTAGTGGTAGCACTTCCAATCACCATTATTTTCAATAAGTTTTCTAAGTActatcaaaagcaaaaagatattGATCCAGACCAATGCAACAATGATCGCAAAGAGAAATGTAATGACCTACCTTATTTTAACATTAGGGATATTTATGCGAAAAAGATGCACTCATTCATTTCTAGCCTTTCTTCAGTAGGAATTGTAGTCAGTGACCAAGATTCAACAGATGCCTCCAGCATTCAAGATATGGAGGATGTTTATAACACAACATCTTTAGATAATGGTACAGGAAAATGA